The Flammeovirgaceae bacterium genome contains a region encoding:
- a CDS encoding isoleucine--tRNA ligase: MAKTYKEPADLNYAQLASDILNFWKSEKIFEQSVANREGAPTFTFYEGPPSANGTPGIHHVMARTIKDIFCRFKTLQGYQVKRKGGWDTHGLPVELQVEKQLGITKDDIGKKISIEDYNRKCKETVMMYKDQWDDLTMKMGYWVDLDDPYITYDSNYIETLWWILKQFYDKGLLYKGYTIQPFSPAAGTGLSSHELNLPGTYKNVKDISVVAQFKVKRDAKSEFLFTPVTPPLEGGQRGVYVLAWTTTPWTLPSNTALAVGEKIQYVQIDTFNAYTHQPISVVLARDLVQKYFSEKGKDLDLQTYKPGDKVIPWKVAQAFAGKQVVGISYEQLMPYIQPLYDADKAFQVVAGDFVTTEDGTGVVHTSPTFGADDFRVAKQYGIPPLTVKDETGNEVPTVDRKGKFVKEIGTKLKEGVERYKIKTHKPLTENDFYVKNYTDEDESHPDYKSTDVIISIILKEENKAFKVEKYEHTYPHCWRTDKPVLYYPLDSWFIKTTALKDRMAELNKTINWKPESTGTGRFGNWLENLVDWNLSRSRYWGTPLPIWRTKDGKEETCIGSLAELQEEIEKAKRAGVKYPEHATRNSQPDLHRPYVDEIVLVSPSGQPMYREPDLIDVWFDSGAMPYAQWGLNHELLKKGDPMPFNDGWKGAYPADFISEGVDQTRGWFFTLHAIAVLLYDSIAFKNVISTGLLLDKDGNKMSKRLGNVINPFDTLNQFGPDLVRWYMVENAPPWENLKFDLNGIVEVQRRFFGTLLNTYSFFALYANIDGFVKDEMNNVSFEKLTHLDKWIISKLQSLIAEVTEAYTDYEPTRAARAIQEFVNDHLSNWYVRLNRKRFWQPNLRGELPEDKKAAYETLYQCLLVTAQLMSPIAPFFAEWLYKNLSDNIRDKAKANKTPLQHESVHLTDLVKPDLRFRDQDLERSMDYAQRICSLVHSLRKNSKIKVRTPLQKILLPVLDPRFADRIRSVEEIIKAEVNIKHIEYIDDTSGLITKKVKPNFAKLGKQYGSRMKEVSAVINSFTQADIQQIEKQGALVKDGFNLALDDVLISSEDIPGWSVATDNDLTVALDITLTDELKREGLARDFVNRVQNLRKDLGFAVLDKIAIEVERNGETVASALTQYSDYIRTETQAIRLELKDSIPDAAEVDLDEFKLNIKISLIR; this comes from the coding sequence ATGGCAAAAACCTATAAGGAACCTGCAGACCTGAACTACGCCCAACTGGCTTCCGATATCCTGAATTTCTGGAAATCCGAAAAAATATTTGAGCAATCAGTAGCAAACCGCGAAGGCGCCCCCACTTTTACGTTTTACGAAGGCCCCCCTTCAGCCAACGGTACGCCCGGCATTCACCACGTCATGGCGCGTACCATTAAAGACATCTTCTGCCGGTTTAAAACGCTGCAGGGCTACCAGGTAAAACGCAAAGGCGGGTGGGATACCCACGGCCTGCCCGTTGAACTGCAGGTTGAAAAACAACTGGGCATTACCAAAGACGACATCGGCAAGAAAATCTCCATTGAAGACTACAACCGCAAGTGCAAAGAAACGGTGATGATGTATAAAGATCAGTGGGATGACCTGACTATGAAGATGGGCTACTGGGTTGACCTGGACGATCCCTACATCACCTACGACTCAAACTACATTGAAACACTTTGGTGGATTCTCAAACAGTTTTATGACAAGGGCCTGTTGTATAAAGGGTACACCATCCAGCCCTTCTCGCCCGCAGCCGGCACCGGATTAAGCTCGCACGAACTGAATTTGCCCGGCACTTACAAAAACGTAAAGGACATTTCGGTGGTCGCGCAGTTTAAAGTAAAGCGGGATGCTAAATCGGAGTTTTTATTCACCCCGGTAACACCCCCCCTTGAAGGGGGACAGAGGGGGGTGTATGTTTTGGCCTGGACTACAACACCCTGGACACTTCCTTCAAACACAGCCTTGGCCGTTGGTGAAAAAATTCAATACGTACAGATTGATACATTTAACGCATACACCCACCAGCCAATAAGTGTTGTGCTGGCCAGGGATTTAGTCCAAAAATACTTTTCAGAAAAAGGAAAAGACCTTGATCTGCAAACCTACAAACCGGGCGACAAGGTTATTCCGTGGAAGGTTGCTCAGGCGTTTGCCGGTAAACAAGTAGTCGGTATTTCGTACGAACAACTCATGCCGTACATCCAGCCGTTGTACGATGCCGACAAGGCCTTTCAGGTTGTAGCCGGTGATTTTGTAACCACCGAAGACGGTACCGGTGTGGTACACACTTCACCTACTTTTGGTGCTGATGACTTCCGGGTAGCCAAACAATACGGTATTCCTCCGCTTACGGTGAAGGATGAAACAGGTAATGAGGTGCCTACGGTTGACAGAAAAGGGAAATTTGTAAAAGAAATCGGCACCAAACTGAAAGAGGGTGTTGAGCGGTATAAAATCAAAACCCATAAACCCCTTACCGAAAACGACTTCTATGTAAAAAACTATACCGATGAAGATGAGAGCCACCCGGATTATAAATCAACCGATGTGATCATCTCCATCATCCTGAAAGAAGAGAACAAAGCTTTTAAAGTAGAAAAGTACGAGCACACCTACCCGCACTGCTGGCGTACCGACAAACCCGTGCTGTACTATCCGCTCGACTCGTGGTTCATCAAAACCACTGCGCTGAAAGATCGCATGGCCGAACTGAACAAAACCATCAACTGGAAACCCGAATCAACCGGCACCGGGCGCTTCGGCAACTGGCTTGAAAACCTGGTCGATTGGAATTTGTCGCGTTCACGCTACTGGGGCACCCCGCTGCCCATCTGGCGTACAAAAGATGGTAAAGAAGAAACGTGTATCGGTTCGCTGGCGGAACTTCAGGAAGAAATTGAAAAAGCAAAGAGAGCAGGAGTCAAATACCCGGAACACGCAACACGTAACTCGCAACCTGACCTGCATCGCCCTTACGTTGATGAAATTGTATTAGTCAGCCCCTCCGGCCAGCCCATGTACCGCGAGCCCGACCTGATTGACGTGTGGTTCGATTCAGGCGCCATGCCCTATGCCCAGTGGGGATTAAACCATGAACTGCTGAAGAAAGGTGACCCGATGCCGTTCAATGACGGCTGGAAAGGCGCCTACCCGGCCGATTTTATTTCCGAAGGCGTTGACCAGACCCGCGGGTGGTTCTTTACCCTCCATGCTATTGCTGTGTTGCTGTACGACAGCATCGCCTTCAAAAACGTTATCTCCACCGGCCTGTTGCTCGATAAAGACGGCAACAAAATGTCGAAACGGCTGGGCAACGTTATTAACCCGTTCGATACGCTCAACCAATTCGGGCCCGACCTGGTGCGCTGGTACATGGTTGAGAATGCCCCGCCCTGGGAAAACCTGAAATTCGATCTGAACGGTATTGTAGAAGTACAACGCAGATTCTTTGGTACCCTGCTCAACACCTATTCATTCTTTGCACTGTATGCCAACATTGATGGCTTTGTGAAAGATGAAATGAACAATGTGTCGTTCGAAAAACTAACGCATCTCGATAAGTGGATCATCTCAAAACTGCAGTCGCTGATTGCCGAAGTTACCGAAGCGTATACCGACTATGAACCTACCCGCGCAGCCCGCGCCATCCAGGAGTTTGTAAACGATCATCTGTCGAACTGGTACGTGCGGTTAAACCGCAAGCGCTTCTGGCAGCCCAACCTGCGCGGTGAGTTGCCTGAAGACAAAAAAGCGGCTTACGAAACCCTGTACCAATGCCTGTTGGTTACTGCGCAACTCATGTCGCCAATTGCGCCATTTTTCGCTGAGTGGTTGTATAAAAACCTGTCGGATAATATCCGCGATAAAGCGAAGGCTAACAAAACTCCGTTACAGCATGAGTCAGTTCACCTTACTGATTTGGTTAAACCCGACTTACGCTTCAGGGATCAGGACCTCGAACGCTCCATGGATTATGCCCAGCGCATCTGCAGCCTGGTGCATTCGCTGCGCAAGAACAGCAAGATAAAAGTGCGTACCCCGCTGCAAAAAATTCTCTTACCCGTGCTTGACCCGCGTTTTGCCGACCGCATCCGCAGCGTGGAAGAAATTATTAAAGCCGAGGTGAACATCAAGCACATCGAGTACATTGATGATACTTCCGGCCTGATTACAAAAAAGGTGAAGCCCAACTTTGCCAAACTGGGCAAGCAGTATGGCTCCAGGATGAAAGAGGTTTCGGCAGTGATCAATTCCTTTACCCAGGCTGATATTCAGCAAATCGAAAAACAAGGTGCTCTGGTGAAAGATGGGTTCAACCTGGCGCTTGACGATGTGCTCATCTCTTCCGAAGATATTCCGGGGTGGTCGGTTGCCACCGATAACGACCTGACGGTAGCCCTTGACATTACCCTTACTGACGAATTGAAGCGCGAAGGCCTTGCGCGCGACTTTGTAAACCGCGTACAAAACCTGCGCAAAGACTTGGGCTTTGCCGTACTGGATAAAATAGCCATTGAAGTAGAGCGGAACGGTGAAACGGTTGCCTCGGCATTAACACAATACAGTGATTACATCCGCACCGAAACCCAGGCCATCCGGTTAGAATTAAAAGACAGCATACCGGATGCGGCAGAAGTGGACTTGGACGAATTTAAACTCAATATAAAAATCAGCCTCATCAGGTAA
- a CDS encoding MMPL family transporter encodes MWTVIAHFIIKYKLPLSLIILVITVFMAFHARKAELSYDFRGTVPAHDPEQIYFNEFRKQFGEDGNIIAVGLKDSSIFEYRKFEKLREFCVAVKWIDGVNEVISLPQIKMMVKDTARKQFVLQDIFQRKITSQHELDSLLKEAEKQRFYIGQIVNETNGAIAVLISVKKETLNSDKRIGLTNEIVEKGEQFTRATGIQLHYAGLPFVRSVIAQQVNNELKLFLALSVVVTGIILLLFFRSVRAMIFPLVVIGIVVVWVLGSIELLGFKITLLSGMLPPIIVVIGIPNAIYLTNKYHAEYAAHGNKLLAISRVIRKIGMATFLTNLTTAIGFLVLLTADITVLREFGIVAGINVMATFVVSLILIPGFFSWMPPPSEKHLKHLDLKVLDKALNFIDVQVHRQRLGISISTVVIVFFAGVGMMRIHSVSYMVDDLPEESVVKKDLLFFEENFSGVMPLEMVVDTGKRRGVIDVKNLQKIDEFEKFLEAQPALSKPVSIVSFVKAAKQAFYNNNPARYSLPDNRERNFILPYLKGQSDNSGLFNSFVDSSLQVMRISLQVADIGSDKMDSLINRVIKPEIDSIFTGTGISVKVTGTTPLFIKGNSFLITNLKGSLLLAFALIAITMGFLFANLRMIFIALIPNIIPMMITAGLMGYFNIPLKPSTVLIFSITFGISVDYSIHFLAKYRQELHARKFFIPVAVSNTILEIGKSMVYTSVVLFAGFIIFAFSSFGGTIALGLLTSTTLLISMLTNLILLPVLILTFDKSKPKTGEHLLIDDVDANFYTEEEDESIDLSKIKIHNRHPAAE; translated from the coding sequence ATGTGGACTGTCATTGCCCATTTTATCATTAAATACAAGCTTCCGCTTAGCCTGATCATTCTGGTTATTACTGTATTCATGGCATTTCATGCCCGCAAAGCCGAACTTAGTTATGATTTCAGGGGAACGGTGCCCGCCCACGACCCGGAGCAGATTTATTTCAACGAATTTAGAAAGCAGTTTGGGGAAGACGGCAACATTATAGCCGTAGGCCTTAAAGACAGCAGCATTTTTGAGTACAGGAAGTTCGAGAAGCTCCGCGAATTTTGTGTTGCCGTAAAATGGATTGACGGTGTGAACGAAGTGATTTCGTTGCCGCAGATTAAAATGATGGTGAAAGACACGGCCCGCAAACAATTTGTTCTTCAAGACATCTTTCAGCGTAAAATCACCAGCCAGCACGAACTGGATAGTTTGCTGAAAGAAGCTGAAAAGCAAAGATTTTATATCGGCCAGATTGTAAACGAAACCAACGGAGCCATTGCCGTACTTATATCGGTTAAGAAAGAAACCTTAAACTCCGATAAGCGAATAGGCCTTACCAACGAAATTGTAGAAAAGGGCGAACAATTTACACGCGCTACAGGAATACAGTTGCACTATGCCGGCCTGCCGTTTGTACGCTCGGTAATTGCCCAGCAGGTAAACAATGAACTGAAACTCTTTCTGGCACTTTCGGTTGTTGTTACAGGCATCATCCTGCTGCTCTTCTTCCGGTCGGTCCGCGCCATGATATTTCCGCTGGTGGTTATTGGTATCGTGGTAGTGTGGGTATTAGGAAGCATTGAACTGCTCGGATTCAAAATTACCCTGCTTAGCGGTATGCTGCCGCCTATTATTGTGGTTATCGGCATCCCCAACGCCATTTACCTTACCAATAAGTACCATGCCGAATATGCTGCACATGGCAATAAATTACTCGCCATCAGCCGGGTTATCCGTAAAATCGGCATGGCCACCTTCCTCACCAACCTGACTACCGCCATCGGTTTTCTGGTGTTGCTTACGGCCGACATAACCGTGCTGCGCGAGTTTGGTATCGTGGCCGGCATTAACGTGATGGCAACCTTTGTGGTGAGTTTGATTCTGATTCCGGGTTTCTTTTCGTGGATGCCCCCGCCATCCGAAAAACACCTTAAGCACCTTGACCTGAAGGTGCTGGATAAGGCCCTCAACTTTATTGACGTGCAGGTACACCGGCAGCGACTTGGGATTTCAATCTCCACGGTAGTGATTGTATTCTTTGCCGGGGTGGGCATGATGCGCATTCACAGCGTATCGTACATGGTGGATGACCTGCCCGAAGAAAGCGTGGTTAAAAAGGACCTCCTCTTTTTTGAAGAAAACTTCAGCGGAGTAATGCCGCTGGAAATGGTGGTGGACACCGGTAAACGCAGGGGCGTTATTGATGTAAAAAACCTGCAAAAGATTGATGAATTTGAAAAATTTCTGGAAGCACAGCCAGCGCTTTCCAAACCGGTATCCATAGTGAGTTTTGTTAAAGCGGCCAAGCAGGCTTTTTACAACAACAATCCCGCACGGTATTCTTTGCCCGACAACCGCGAGCGGAATTTTATCCTGCCCTACCTGAAAGGCCAGAGCGACAACAGCGGGTTGTTCAATTCGTTTGTTGACTCCTCGCTGCAGGTTATGCGTATTTCGCTGCAGGTGGCTGATATCGGATCGGATAAAATGGATTCGCTTATCAACCGCGTAATTAAGCCGGAAATTGACAGCATCTTTACCGGTACCGGCATTTCCGTTAAAGTAACCGGCACCACTCCGCTCTTCATCAAAGGCAATTCGTTTCTGATTACCAACCTCAAAGGTAGTTTGTTACTTGCCTTCGCCCTTATTGCCATCACCATGGGGTTTCTCTTTGCCAACCTCCGCATGATTTTCATCGCACTCATCCCCAATATCATTCCCATGATGATTACCGCGGGGCTGATGGGGTACTTCAACATCCCGCTAAAGCCCAGCACGGTGCTAATCTTCAGCATCACATTCGGCATCTCGGTTGACTATTCCATCCACTTCCTGGCCAAGTACCGCCAGGAGTTACATGCCCGGAAATTCTTTATTCCGGTAGCTGTAAGCAATACCATCCTGGAAATTGGTAAGAGTATGGTTTATACATCGGTAGTTCTATTTGCCGGTTTTATCATCTTTGCTTTCTCTTCCTTTGGCGGAACAATCGCGTTGGGGCTGCTTACATCCACTACCCTGCTTATCTCCATGTTAACCAACCTGATATTGCTTCCGGTGCTGATCTTAACGTTCGATAAATCGAAACCCAAAACCGGTGAACACCTGCTGATTGACGATGTGGATGCCAATTTCTATACCGAAGAGGAAGACGAATCCATTGACCTGAGCAAAATAAAAATCCATAACCGCCACCCGGCTGCCGAATAG
- a CDS encoding zinc-dependent peptidase: MITIIILVGVVSIIYQYRTQVEEAYRAAGRAAAPLRSAVLPFPAGYRDILNRYFPYYKKLSSGNRHSFEQKLLYFILSKKWIPRQFDTVTDEMKVMISACAVQLTFGLPRVYLQHFIGIVIYPDNYYSSITKRFHKGEVNPAYHLIVLSWKSFVDGYLVHPTDAINVGLHELAHALRLENLIRNDEYRFFDEELLNKFDAYAYRICHEADPELLFFRPYACTNEHEFFSVAVENFFERPQEFKTALPQLYEVLAKLLNQDPLVLTGDQK, encoded by the coding sequence ATGATTACCATCATCATTTTGGTTGGTGTTGTATCCATTATCTATCAATATCGCACACAGGTTGAAGAGGCCTACCGGGCGGCTGGCCGGGCGGCTGCACCCCTGCGTTCGGCCGTTTTACCCTTTCCGGCCGGATACCGTGACATACTGAACAGATATTTTCCATACTATAAAAAGCTATCTTCCGGAAATCGCCATTCATTCGAACAAAAACTGCTCTATTTTATCCTTTCGAAAAAATGGATACCCCGCCAGTTCGACACCGTAACCGATGAGATGAAGGTGATGATCAGCGCCTGTGCGGTGCAACTCACGTTCGGCCTGCCTCGTGTTTACCTGCAGCACTTTATCGGCATCGTTATCTATCCGGATAACTATTATTCTTCCATTACCAAGCGCTTCCATAAAGGAGAGGTAAACCCCGCCTATCATCTGATTGTACTGTCGTGGAAAAGTTTTGTGGATGGCTACCTGGTTCATCCTACCGATGCCATTAACGTAGGCCTGCACGAACTGGCCCATGCCCTGCGCCTGGAAAACCTGATTCGCAATGATGAATACCGGTTTTTTGATGAGGAGTTACTCAACAAGTTTGATGCGTATGCATACCGTATCTGTCATGAGGCCGATCCGGAATTGCTTTTCTTCAGGCCCTATGCCTGCACCAATGAACATGAATTTTTTTCGGTAGCCGTTGAAAATTTTTTTGAACGCCCGCAGGAATTTAAAACGGCCCTGCCCCAGCTTTATGAAGTACTGGCCAAACTGCTTAACCAGGATCCGCTGGTATTAACCGGTGATCAGAAATAA
- a CDS encoding glycine--tRNA ligase: protein MASQEDNLFKNIISHSKEYGFIFPSSEIYDGLSAVYDYGQNGAELKNNIKEYWWKFMTMLHENIVGIDAAIFMHPTTWKASGHVDAFNDPLIDNKDSKKRYRADTLIEDGIAKLEEKIEKEVEKAAKRFGESFDRQMFVTTNPRVVENQKKADAFNERLKAAMEKSDLTELKQLIIDLEIADPVSGSRNWTDVRQFNLMFSTEMGSLAEDANKIYLRPETAQGIFVNFLNVQKTGRMKIPFGIAQIGKAFRNEIIARQFIFRMREFEQMEMQFFVKPGEEMQWYEFWKEKRMRWHKALGLGDPNYRFHDHLNLAHYANAACDIQFNFPMGFKELEGIHSRTDFDLKNHEKFSGKKLQYFDPETNQSYIPYVIETSIGLDRMFLAVLSTAYKEERVTRDGEEGGERVVLRIPPALAPNKVAVLPLVKKDGLPEKAQAIMNDLKFDLRCYYEDKDTIGRRYRRQDAIGTPYCITIDHQTLQDDTVTIRNRDTLQQERIPVAALKAKLTEACSINTILKKI from the coding sequence ATGGCAAGCCAAGAGGACAACCTTTTTAAGAACATCATCTCCCATTCCAAAGAGTATGGGTTTATTTTTCCTTCCAGCGAGATTTATGATGGTCTGAGCGCAGTGTATGACTACGGCCAGAACGGAGCCGAGCTGAAAAACAACATTAAGGAGTACTGGTGGAAGTTCATGACCATGCTGCATGAGAATATTGTGGGTATTGATGCCGCTATTTTTATGCACCCCACCACCTGGAAGGCCTCCGGCCACGTGGATGCCTTTAATGATCCGCTGATTGACAACAAGGATTCGAAAAAAAGGTACCGTGCCGATACGTTGATTGAAGACGGCATTGCCAAACTGGAAGAGAAAATTGAAAAAGAAGTTGAAAAAGCCGCCAAACGGTTTGGCGAATCATTCGATCGGCAGATGTTTGTAACCACCAACCCGCGGGTGGTTGAAAACCAAAAGAAAGCCGATGCTTTCAACGAACGGCTTAAGGCGGCCATGGAAAAATCTGATCTGACTGAACTCAAACAATTAATCATCGATCTGGAGATTGCCGATCCGGTATCAGGCTCACGCAACTGGACGGACGTGCGGCAGTTTAACCTGATGTTCTCCACCGAAATGGGTTCGCTGGCCGAAGACGCCAATAAAATTTACCTGCGGCCCGAAACCGCCCAAGGCATTTTTGTAAACTTCTTAAACGTGCAGAAAACCGGCCGGATGAAAATCCCGTTCGGCATTGCACAAATCGGTAAAGCCTTCCGCAACGAAATCATTGCCCGGCAATTCATCTTCCGCATGCGCGAGTTCGAGCAGATGGAAATGCAGTTTTTTGTAAAGCCGGGCGAAGAGATGCAATGGTATGAATTCTGGAAAGAAAAACGGATGCGCTGGCACAAAGCGCTGGGACTGGGTGACCCTAACTACCGCTTCCACGACCACCTCAACCTGGCCCACTACGCAAATGCCGCCTGCGACATCCAGTTTAACTTCCCGATGGGCTTTAAGGAACTTGAAGGAATACACTCGCGCACCGATTTCGATTTAAAAAATCACGAAAAATTCTCCGGTAAAAAACTTCAGTATTTTGATCCGGAAACCAATCAAAGTTATATACCCTATGTAATTGAAACCTCCATAGGGTTAGACCGGATGTTCCTTGCGGTGCTGTCAACCGCCTACAAAGAAGAAAGGGTTACCCGCGATGGCGAAGAAGGCGGAGAGCGGGTTGTGCTGCGCATACCTCCGGCACTTGCTCCGAATAAAGTGGCGGTATTGCCCCTGGTGAAGAAGGACGGCCTGCCCGAAAAAGCACAAGCCATTATGAATGACCTGAAGTTTGACCTTCGGTGTTACTACGAAGACAAAGACACCATCGGGCGCAGGTACCGCAGGCAGGATGCCATCGGCACACCGTATTGCATTACCATTGATCACCAAACCTTGCAGGATGACACCGTTACCATTCGCAATCGCGACACCCTGCAACAGGAACGGATTCCGGTCGCTGCCTTGAAAGCGAAACTCACCGAGGCATGTTCTATTAACACCATTCTGAAAAAGATTTAA
- a CDS encoding HAMP domain-containing histidine kinase — protein MKRAIRNFIIGKNTYIESWGEYRQVMLSGQFALLAMVVISIYLILDVYFGVLIVTPLYVGALGMLTIVLYLHRIGDHCVANYFLFPTLNVLVFLLASSESNATGAFVYFIPVAIGAFAVFNYNQRNIALAFGTFSFLLFAISFGTDFTLLPYRDYSEEGIQMSIAINFSFAFPSTLVAVYLMISINHQYGRDLRESNRLLQKVNEELDRFVYSTSHDLRAPLASVSGLINLSVNNPNPEEVRKYLGMMNARVKSLDSFIKDITDYSRNNRLKIAFETINMHQLAQEVWESLRYSTEAQGIRFINELPESLTIENDVRRLRVVLTNLLSNAIRYHDYRKEQRHIRLYHQVTQDSFSFHIEDNGQGIAPEIQKRVFDMFYRGNESSQGSGLGLYIVKETVGKLSGSVQLHSVPRQGSTFSVTLPVRQVEG, from the coding sequence ATGAAGCGCGCCATCCGCAATTTCATAATCGGCAAAAACACGTACATCGAATCGTGGGGTGAATACCGGCAAGTAATGCTTTCCGGACAGTTCGCCCTGCTGGCTATGGTAGTCATTTCAATTTACCTGATACTTGATGTTTACTTTGGAGTACTTATAGTAACTCCATTATATGTTGGTGCGTTGGGCATGCTAACTATTGTATTATACCTCCATCGGATTGGCGATCACTGCGTAGCCAACTACTTCTTGTTTCCAACGCTTAATGTGCTGGTTTTTCTGCTTGCTTCAAGCGAAAGCAATGCAACCGGAGCGTTTGTGTATTTCATTCCGGTGGCCATTGGTGCCTTTGCTGTTTTCAATTACAACCAGCGTAACATTGCGCTTGCCTTCGGCACCTTCAGCTTCCTTCTTTTTGCTATTTCTTTCGGAACGGACTTTACGTTGTTGCCTTACCGCGATTACTCTGAGGAGGGCATTCAAATGAGCATCGCCATTAATTTTTCGTTTGCATTTCCATCCACGCTGGTTGCCGTTTACCTGATGATCAGCATCAACCACCAATATGGCCGGGACCTGCGCGAAAGCAACCGCCTGCTTCAGAAAGTCAATGAAGAACTCGACCGGTTTGTGTACAGCACCTCGCATGATCTGCGCGCTCCGTTGGCTTCCGTAAGCGGATTGATAAACTTGTCTGTTAACAACCCCAATCCGGAGGAAGTACGCAAGTACCTCGGCATGATGAATGCACGGGTTAAATCGCTTGATAGTTTTATTAAAGATATAACCGATTATTCCCGGAACAACCGGCTGAAAATTGCTTTCGAAACAATCAACATGCACCAGCTTGCGCAAGAGGTTTGGGAATCGCTCCGATACAGCACCGAAGCACAGGGCATCCGGTTTATCAACGAATTGCCCGAATCGCTGACCATTGAAAACGATGTACGGAGGCTTCGTGTGGTTTTAACCAACCTGCTCAGCAACGCCATCCGGTACCACGATTACCGTAAAGAGCAACGGCACATCAGGCTTTATCACCAGGTTACCCAGGATTCATTCTCCTTCCACATTGAAGACAACGGGCAGGGCATTGCTCCCGAAATTCAAAAACGGGTGTTCGATATGTTTTACCGCGGCAACGAGTCATCGCAGGGTTCAGGACTTGGCCTTTATATCGTAAAAGAAACGGTCGGCAAACTGTCGGGCTCTGTGCAACTCCACTCGGTACCCCGCCAGGGAAGCACCTTCTCGGTTACATTGCCTGTACGGCAGGTGGAAGGGTAA
- a CDS encoding universal stress protein: MRSVFKRIGLAVAFSPRIEALLAEATRLKRLWGSELVLIHIGEKDESGSQRMSALVQQVGLQPDEVRVFWESGKPAKTILQVCKREGIDLLIAGALKKENVLQFYLGSIARKILRKADCSVLMLIEPSVEEKGFKNIVVNADDDSPYMMQALRLAFKIGMLEKATWLHIVRKLKLYGFLSAAEQYSEREYELNRNNLVQSEIEDVQQLISTIPHEGIKVNIKLVSGKSGFELTQFAQRKHADLLVIGGSPMRLSILDRVFPNDLEYIFSDLPCNMLIVHPGKEEAYE; this comes from the coding sequence ATGAGGTCGGTTTTTAAGCGTATAGGCTTGGCGGTTGCCTTTTCTCCGCGTATTGAAGCGCTGCTGGCTGAGGCAACCCGGCTTAAGCGGCTTTGGGGTTCTGAACTGGTGCTTATTCATATTGGCGAGAAAGATGAAAGTGGCAGCCAGCGGATGAGTGCCTTGGTTCAGCAGGTTGGGCTTCAGCCGGATGAAGTGCGTGTTTTCTGGGAATCGGGCAAGCCTGCAAAAACCATTCTGCAGGTGTGCAAACGAGAAGGCATTGATTTGCTGATTGCCGGGGCCCTGAAGAAGGAAAACGTGCTTCAATTTTATCTTGGATCGATCGCACGTAAAATTTTACGCAAAGCCGATTGTTCGGTGCTGATGCTCATTGAGCCATCCGTTGAAGAAAAAGGATTTAAAAACATTGTGGTAAATGCCGATGATGACAGCCCGTACATGATGCAGGCGCTTCGCCTGGCTTTTAAAATCGGCATGCTCGAAAAGGCAACCTGGCTGCATATTGTGCGCAAATTAAAACTGTATGGTTTCCTTTCGGCAGCCGAACAGTACTCCGAAAGAGAATACGAATTGAACAGAAATAATCTTGTGCAATCCGAAATTGAGGATGTACAGCAACTCATCAGCACCATTCCGCACGAAGGAATTAAAGTGAACATCAAACTGGTATCGGGCAAGTCCGGTTTTGAGTTAACACAATTTGCACAGCGTAAACATGCCGATCTGCTGGTAATCGGGGGCTCGCCCATGCGGCTTTCTATTCTCGATCGGGTTTTCCCTAACGATCTGGAGTATATTTTTTCTGACCTGCCCTGCAACATGTTAATTGTTCATCCCGGAAAGGAGGAGGCTTATGAATAA